ATAGTTCTTGTCCACGATTTCGATGATGCGGGAAAAAACCTCCAGCTCCTGATAGATCTTGTCGCTTAACGCCGAAACCGGACGAATGACGACGCCGGCCAGAAAACCGGCGCCGACAAGCAAAACAGAGCCAAGTAGAAGACAAATTTTTCTTCTCATAAGTTTTTTTATAGAATACTCTTTAAAATTGTGTTTGCAACACCTTCTGCATCCAATCGATAGTGTTTCAGCACCGAAAGATAGTCCCCCGACTGGCCGAACTCGTCATTGACACCAATCCGGATCAGACGCGCCGGTTCTTTTTCCGCCAGGACCTCGGCAATGGCCGAGCCAAGGCCGCCGATCACCGAATGTTCCTCCACGCCGGCAAGATATTTGTGGCGGCGGGCCTGCGCGACAATCAACTCGGCGTCAAGCGGCTTGACCGACGCCATATTCACCACGGTGGTCGAGATTTTTTGCTCCTCAAGCCTTTTTGCCGCCTCCAGAACAACAGCCGTCATGAACCCCGCCGTAAAGATACACAAATCTTTCCCTTCGCGCAAAATATTTCCCTTTCCGATCTGGAACCGATAGGAGGGATCGAACAAAACAGGGCTTTTGGCCCGGCAGAGGCGGACATAAGAGGGGCCGTCAACCCGGACAATCTCTTCCAGAACCTTTTCCGTCTCCACCCCGTCGGCCGGGACAAAAACGGAGACGCCCGGGATCACGCGCATCGTCGCGATATCCTCGATCATCTGGTGGCTGGCGCCGTCTTCGCCGACGGTCAGGCCGGCATGGCTGGCGCAGACCTTCACGTTCAAATGGGGATAGGCAATCGACTGGCGAAACGGCTCCCAGGCCCGCCCGGCGGCAAAAATGGCGAACGTGGAGACAAAAACGATCTTGCCGCAGACAGCCAACCCTGCCGCGGTTCCCATCATGTCCTGCTCGGCCACCCCCATGTTGAAAAAACGGTCTGGAAATTTGGCCCCAAACACTCCTGTCTTGGTGGAACAAGAAAGGTCGGCGTCGAGGACGACAATATTCGGGTACTTGTCGCCGAGCTCCGCCAGCTTCTTACCGTAGGCATCCCTTGTAGCAATTTCAGGCATGGCCCAACTCCTTCATCGCCGCCTCCATCTCCTCGTCCGTCGGGGCCACCCCATGATACTTCGGTTTGTTTTCAAAGATGGCGACCCCTTTCCCCATAATGGTCCTGCCGATGAGAACGGTCGGTTTTCCTTTCACTTTTTCGGCCTCGTCCAGCGCCGCGACAATCTCCTTCATGTTGTGGCCGTCCACGACAATCACATGCCAGTTGAAGGCCTCGAATTTTTTATCCAGCGGATGAACATCCTTGATGTTTTTCACAAAGCCGTCAATCTGGATGCCGTTGTAATCCATCAGCGCCACGCGGTTATCAAGCTTGTAATGTCCTGCCGCCATTGCCCCTTCCCACATCATCCCCTCCTGGGCGCCGCCATCGGATTCGAGGGAATATACCCGGTACGGACGTTTATCGAGCCGCCCTGCCAGCGCCATGCCGTTTGCAATGCTCATCCCCTGCCCCAGTGAGCCGGTGGACATCTCGATGCCCCACTCCACATGCCTTTTTGGATGCCCCTGCAAACCGCTCCCCAACTTTCTTAATCCCCACATCTCGGCCTCTGGAATGAATCCGGCCTTGATGAGACAGGCATACAGGGCCGGGGCCGTGTGCCCGGCGGACAAGACAAAACGGTCGCGGTCGGGCCACGAGGGATTTTTGGGATCGATGCGCATCTTGTAAAAATAGAGAGCCGCCAGCATGTCGATGCAGGACAAGGGTCCGCCGGTGTGGCCGCACTTGGCGTGGTGAACCATCTTGAGGATGATGACCCTCAATTCGTGGGCGATTTCTTCGAGCTGGGCAATGGAGGGTTTT
The nucleotide sequence above comes from Deltaproteobacteria bacterium. Encoded proteins:
- a CDS encoding transketolase family protein — translated: MPEIATRDAYGKKLAELGDKYPNIVVLDADLSCSTKTGVFGAKFPDRFFNMGVAEQDMMGTAAGLAVCGKIVFVSTFAIFAAGRAWEPFRQSIAYPHLNVKVCASHAGLTVGEDGASHQMIEDIATMRVIPGVSVFVPADGVETEKVLEEIVRVDGPSYVRLCRAKSPVLFDPSYRFQIGKGNILREGKDLCIFTAGFMTAVVLEAAKRLEEQKISTTVVNMASVKPLDAELIVAQARRHKYLAGVEEHSVIGGLGSAIAEVLAEKEPARLIRIGVNDEFGQSGDYLSVLKHYRLDAEGVANTILKSIL
- a CDS encoding transketolase, which gives rise to MKKPSIAQLEEIAHELRVIILKMVHHAKCGHTGGPLSCIDMLAALYFYKMRIDPKNPSWPDRDRFVLSAGHTAPALYACLIKAGFIPEAEMWGLRKLGSGLQGHPKRHVEWGIEMSTGSLGQGMSIANGMALAGRLDKRPYRVYSLESDGGAQEGMMWEGAMAAGHYKLDNRVALMDYNGIQIDGFVKNIKDVHPLDKKFEAFNWHVIVVDGHNMKEIVAALDEAEKVKGKPTVLIGRTIMGKGVAIFENKPKYHGVAPTDEEMEAAMKELGHA